The genomic stretch TGTACCGCgaggttcaccggacttctcaagaagagttcgtcctggaacttcgccaagtgtaccgcggggttcaccggacttctcaagataAGTTCGTCCTGGAATTTCGcaaagtgtaccgcggggttcaccggacttctcaagaagagttcgtcctggaacttcgccaagtgtaccgcggggttcaccggacttctcaagaagagttcgtcctggaacttcgccaagtgtaccgcggggttcaccggacttctcaagaagagttcgtcctggaacttcgccaagtgtaccgcggggttcaccggacttctcaagaagagttcgtcctggaacttcgccaagtgtaccgcggggttcaccggacttctcaagataAGTTCGTCCTGGAATTTCGcaaagtgtaccgcggggttcaccggacttctcaagaagagttcgtcctggaacttcgccaagtgtaccgcggggttcaccggacttctcaagatgagttcgtcctggaacttcgcaaAGTGTACCACGAGGTTCACCGGTACTTCTCAAAAACCGGAGGTACTAGAAGCCTTCATCGACGCGGTCCAGGTATACAAGGAGTGTGCTGTGCGGACGTGAGTGACGATCACGCGCTGCGGGGACTCCCGATGCTGTTAGAGGGCGATGCCACCGTGTGGTGGCGCGGCGCCCGCAACAACGTCGCCACCTGGAAGGACGCCGTGCTCCGACTTCGCTCCATGTTGACTCCGAGACTAAGATTCGGAAGTTGTTGGGCGGGTGCGGAGCCTCGATGGACTTCAGCTGTGTCCTCGTGCACTACCCGTACACAGACCCGTTTAGTGACAGCCAAGAATTCGACTTCTCATCACTGTCAGACGCCGAAGCCAGCATACGAGATATCACGTGAAATGTTCAGCTAGGAACAAAAAGACAAACGTGCAGAAGTGTTTGTGTGTAGATTTAGGTCTTTAATTGTAAACGAAACCTTTCGTACTCAGAACTGACAGTAGCAGTTAGGCTTTAGGAGCGGCATTACTCCAGGGGGAGGGGACCGACGAGCGACCTATAGAGTACGCCAGTCGCCTCCTCACGTCGGCTGAAAGAAACGTAGGAGGGGTAGACCACGCAAGAACTAACCTGATCGCGGGGACGTTCGCTCAGGTTAGAGGGGAGACTGTAGCAATGAGGTTTCATCAcatgcacctggcaggctagatgttgacacacactggcaggctgcgttgtgacacgggagaagaattgaacgttttgaatttgactaggttgtcaacgatgagaaaattttacattatttgtcattacattttattgtcagaagaattttagctttcgtgtaagacacaacacatgctaaaatagtgcatttattgaggataaggctataaaacatctagccatgatcaataggagctgagcagagcaggtgaaaccatACCAGAATCAAGTCACTGATAATAGGACACtttaatacatataacatataatttatttatgttaacatatttttattacagttacCAAAAGCAGAATGGCAGAAACATTAAAACTCAACATACATTTCGGGGGAGGTGCAGAGTTGCTATTTGATAAAATCAAGAAGAGGGAAGTGGAGTTGCCACCTCTAAAAAAGTTTAAACCGGATTGCCAGagtgataaatggactattaaagaattattattgtgGATCAAAGAGAACTTGCTTAGAGAAAGAGAGGAGTTATTTTTACAGGTATAAACTGCTTATATTGTATTTAGGCAACgcaacatcacaccttttatccccaaaggggtaggcagaggtgctgcacattacggcacgtaataccaatgtacgcctacttttcaccatgtattatcagtcccatgtaataggggtgagcctattgccatattattttaatttaactttt from Spodoptera frugiperda isolate SF20-4 chromosome 19, AGI-APGP_CSIRO_Sfru_2.0, whole genome shotgun sequence encodes the following:
- the LOC118281104 gene encoding ubiquitin-related modifier 1 homolog isoform X4, with product MAETLKLNIHFGGGAELLFDKIKKREVELPPLKKFKPDCQSDKWTIKELLLWIKENLLREREELFLQGDSVRPGILVLINDTDWELYGELDYELQPADTVMFISTLHGG